A single region of the Enterobacter cloacae complex sp. R_G8 genome encodes:
- a CDS encoding OsmC family protein, translating to MQARVKWVEGLTFLGESASGHQILMDGNSGDKAPSPMEMVLMAAGGCSAIDVVSILQKGRHDVTDCEVKLTSERREEAPRLFTHINLHFIVTGKELKDAAVSRAVDLSAEKYCSVALMLEKAVKITHSYEVIEA from the coding sequence ATGCAAGCGCGCGTGAAATGGGTAGAAGGTTTAACGTTCCTGGGCGAGTCCGCTTCAGGACACCAGATTTTGATGGACGGTAACTCCGGCGATAAAGCACCCAGCCCAATGGAGATGGTGCTGATGGCGGCTGGGGGATGCAGCGCGATTGACGTGGTGTCGATTCTGCAAAAGGGCCGTCATGATGTGACGGATTGCGAAGTTAAGCTCACGTCTGAACGTCGCGAAGAGGCGCCACGCCTGTTCACCCACATCAACCTGCACTTTATTGTCACCGGGAAAGAACTAAAAGATGCGGCCGTTTCACGCGCGGTCGATCTGTCAGCGGAGAAATACTGCTCTGTGGCATTGATGCTGGAGAAGGCGGTAAAAATTACCCATTCGTATGAAGTGATCGAGGCGTGA
- a CDS encoding phosphoribulokinase, with amino-acid sequence MSARHPVIAVTGSSGAGTTTTSLAFRKIFAQLNLRAAEVEGDSFHRYTRPEMDMAIRKARDLGKHISYFGPEANDFGLLEQTFQEYGLSGKGQSRKYLHTYDEAVPWNQVPGTFTPWQPLPEPTDVLFYEGLHGGVVTPHHDVARHVDLLVGVVPIVNLEWIQKLTRDISERGHSREAVMDSVVRSMEDYINYLTPQFSRTHINFQRVPTVDTSNPFAAKSIPSLDESFVVIHFRNLDGIDYPWLLAMLQGSFISHMNTLVVPGGKMGLAMELIMTPLVQRLMEGKQIA; translated from the coding sequence ATGTCTGCCAGACATCCGGTTATTGCCGTTACGGGGTCGAGTGGTGCGGGAACCACCACCACCAGCCTCGCGTTTCGCAAGATTTTCGCCCAGTTGAATCTCCGTGCGGCGGAGGTCGAAGGCGACAGCTTTCACCGCTATACGCGCCCGGAGATGGACATGGCCATCCGCAAAGCGCGCGATTTGGGCAAACACATCAGCTACTTCGGCCCGGAGGCCAATGACTTCGGCCTGCTGGAGCAAACGTTTCAGGAGTACGGCCTAAGCGGCAAAGGCCAGTCCCGCAAATATCTGCACACCTACGACGAAGCCGTTCCCTGGAACCAGGTCCCGGGCACCTTTACTCCCTGGCAGCCGCTGCCGGAACCTACCGACGTGCTGTTTTACGAAGGATTGCACGGCGGCGTGGTGACGCCGCATCACGACGTGGCGCGACATGTGGATCTGCTGGTCGGCGTGGTGCCAATCGTTAACCTGGAGTGGATCCAGAAGCTGACGCGAGACATCAGCGAGCGCGGCCATTCGCGTGAGGCGGTGATGGATTCGGTTGTGCGCTCAATGGAAGATTACATCAATTATCTGACACCACAGTTTTCCCGCACCCACATCAACTTCCAGCGTGTGCCGACGGTGGACACCTCTAACCCGTTCGCGGCCAAAAGTATCCCGTCGCTGGATGAGAGCTTTGTGGTGATCCATTTCCGTAATCTCGACGGCATCGATTACCCCTGGCTGCTGGCGATGCTGCAGGGTTCGTTTATTTCTCACATGAATACGTTAGTGGTGCCCGGCGGAAAAATGGGGTTGGCGATGGAGCTGATCATGACGCCGCTGGTGCAGCGGTTGATGGAAGGGAAACAGATCGCATAA
- a CDS encoding YheU family protein, which produces MIIPWQDLAPETLDNLIESFVLREGTDYGEHERSLEQKVNDVKRQLKSGDVVLVWSELHETVNIMPRNAFHG; this is translated from the coding sequence ATGATTATCCCCTGGCAGGATCTGGCGCCCGAAACGCTCGATAATCTGATTGAAAGCTTTGTCTTGCGTGAAGGCACCGATTATGGTGAACATGAACGCTCGCTTGAGCAAAAGGTCAACGATGTTAAACGCCAGCTTAAAAGCGGCGACGTGGTGCTGGTGTGGTCTGAACTGCATGAGACGGTCAATATCATGCCCCGCAACGCGTTTCACGGCTGA
- a CDS encoding hydrolase encodes MTQIIPSDFDLTAEDSTEFVPMRGVANCHLQTMLPRLIRRKVQFTPHWQRLDLPDGDFLDLAWSEAPEQARHKPRLVVFHGLEGSLHSPYAHGLIQAAKARGWLGVVMHFRGCSGEPNRQKRIYHSGETEDGTWFLHWLRENFGTVPTAAVGYSLGGNMLACLLAKEGDAVPLNAAVIVSAPFMLEQCSYHMEKGFSRVYQRYLLNLLKANAARKLKAYPDTLPVSLRQLKKVRRIREFDDLITAKIHGFADAIDYYRQCSAMPLLSKITQPTLIIHAKDDPFMDHHSIPAQEFLPDNVHYQLTEHGGHVGFVGGTLRRPKMWLETRIPDWLTPYLDGAT; translated from the coding sequence ATGACCCAAATCATTCCATCAGACTTCGACCTCACCGCCGAAGACAGCACAGAGTTCGTGCCCATGCGCGGCGTGGCCAACTGCCACCTGCAGACCATGCTGCCGCGCCTGATCCGCCGCAAGGTGCAGTTCACCCCGCACTGGCAGCGGCTGGATTTGCCGGACGGTGACTTTCTGGATCTCGCCTGGAGCGAAGCTCCCGAACAGGCGCGCCACAAACCCCGTCTGGTGGTGTTTCACGGTCTGGAAGGCAGTCTGCACAGCCCGTATGCACATGGGTTAATTCAGGCAGCAAAAGCGCGCGGCTGGCTGGGCGTGGTGATGCACTTTCGGGGATGCAGCGGCGAGCCGAATCGCCAGAAACGCATCTATCACTCCGGCGAAACTGAAGATGGCACCTGGTTTTTGCACTGGCTGCGGGAGAATTTCGGTACCGTGCCGACGGCGGCGGTGGGCTATTCGCTCGGCGGAAATATGCTGGCCTGTCTGCTGGCTAAAGAGGGTGACGCGGTGCCGCTGAATGCTGCGGTGATTGTCTCTGCCCCCTTTATGCTGGAGCAGTGCAGCTACCACATGGAGAAAGGCTTTTCCCGGGTCTATCAGCGCTACCTGCTCAACCTGCTGAAAGCCAATGCGGCGCGCAAGCTGAAGGCCTATCCGGATACCCTTCCGGTGAGCCTGCGTCAGTTGAAAAAGGTCCGCCGCATTCGTGAGTTCGACGACCTGATCACCGCCAAAATTCATGGGTTCGCCGATGCCATTGACTACTATCGTCAGTGCAGCGCCATGCCGCTGCTCAGCAAGATCACTCAGCCGACGCTGATCATTCACGCGAAAGATGACCCGTTTATGGATCATCACTCCATCCCTGCACAGGAATTTCTGCCCGACAACGTTCACTATCAGCTGACCGAGCACGGCGGCCACGTGGGGTTTGTCGGCGGAACGCTGCGTCGCCCGAAAATGTGGCTGGAGACGCGCATTCCTGACTGGTTAACCCCTTACCTGGACGGTGCAACATGA
- the mdcA gene encoding malonate decarboxylase subunit alpha, whose amino-acid sequence MLSGQIPTRQWNTRRSEKARRLASVPVQGKVLPTGDLVAMLEKLIAPGDKVVLEGNNQKQADFLSRSLAEVNPQIVHDLHMIMPSVGRSEHLDIFEKGIARKLDFSFSGTQSLRISQLLEDGQLEIGAIHTYIELYSRLYVDLSPNVALIAGFKADRKGNLYTGASTEDTPALVEAAAFHDGIVIAQVNELVDDECDLPRVDIPGSWIDYVVVADKPFFIEPLFTRDPRLIKQEHILMAMMAIKGIYAEHQVQSLNHGIGFNTAAIELLLPTYGEQLGLKGKICKHWTLNPHPTLIPAIESGWVESVHCFGGELGMEEYIRARPDVFFTGADGSMRSNRAFCQLAGQYAVDMFIGSTLQVDGYANSSTVTRGRLSGFGGAPNMGHDPHGRRHATPAWLNMITEPDPMQRGKKLVVQMVETFQAGVKPTFVEKLDAVDVAKASGMPLAPVMIYGDDVTHVLTEEGIAYLYRAKDLEERRAMVAAVAGITDIGLGVDARRVAELRQSGKVVYPEDMGIRRTDATRSLLAAGSVADLVEWSGGLYNPPAKFRSW is encoded by the coding sequence ATGTTATCTGGGCAAATACCCACCCGGCAATGGAACACCCGACGCAGCGAAAAAGCGCGTCGTCTGGCCTCCGTACCGGTGCAGGGCAAGGTTCTGCCAACCGGCGATCTTGTCGCCATGCTGGAAAAGCTGATCGCGCCAGGCGATAAGGTCGTTCTGGAAGGCAACAACCAGAAGCAGGCGGATTTTCTTTCCCGCTCGCTGGCCGAAGTGAACCCGCAAATTGTGCATGACCTGCACATGATCATGCCAAGCGTTGGCCGCAGTGAACATCTGGATATCTTTGAGAAGGGCATTGCCCGTAAGCTGGACTTCTCCTTCTCCGGCACGCAGAGCCTGCGCATCTCCCAGCTGCTGGAGGATGGTCAACTCGAAATCGGCGCCATTCATACCTATATCGAACTGTATTCACGTCTCTACGTTGACCTTTCACCAAACGTGGCGCTGATTGCCGGGTTTAAAGCAGACCGCAAAGGCAATCTCTATACCGGGGCAAGTACCGAAGATACCCCGGCGCTGGTGGAGGCCGCCGCGTTCCACGATGGAATCGTCATCGCACAGGTTAACGAGCTGGTGGACGACGAATGCGACCTGCCGCGCGTCGATATTCCTGGCTCCTGGATTGACTACGTGGTGGTGGCCGACAAGCCATTCTTTATTGAACCGCTGTTTACCCGCGACCCGCGCCTGATCAAACAGGAACATATCCTGATGGCGATGATGGCCATCAAAGGCATCTACGCTGAACATCAGGTGCAGTCCCTGAACCACGGGATCGGGTTTAACACCGCGGCAATTGAGCTGCTGCTGCCCACCTACGGTGAACAGCTCGGCCTGAAGGGCAAAATCTGTAAACACTGGACGCTGAACCCACATCCGACACTGATCCCGGCGATTGAAAGCGGCTGGGTGGAGAGTGTGCACTGCTTCGGCGGCGAACTGGGGATGGAAGAGTACATCCGCGCCCGTCCGGACGTGTTCTTCACCGGTGCTGACGGCTCCATGCGCTCCAACCGCGCCTTCTGCCAGCTGGCGGGCCAGTACGCCGTGGATATGTTTATCGGCTCCACCCTGCAGGTGGATGGTTACGCCAACTCCTCAACGGTGACCCGCGGTCGTCTCTCCGGCTTCGGCGGCGCGCCAAACATGGGCCATGATCCACACGGTCGTCGCCACGCCACCCCGGCCTGGCTGAACATGATCACCGAACCAGATCCGATGCAGCGCGGTAAAAAACTGGTCGTGCAGATGGTGGAAACCTTCCAGGCGGGCGTGAAGCCTACCTTCGTGGAAAAACTGGACGCCGTTGACGTGGCGAAAGCCTCCGGCATGCCGCTGGCACCGGTGATGATTTACGGCGATGACGTCACCCACGTGCTGACGGAAGAGGGGATTGCCTACCTCTACCGGGCAAAAGATCTGGAAGAGCGTCGCGCCATGGTCGCGGCCGTGGCCGGTATCACCGATATCGGTCTGGGTGTGGATGCCAGACGTGTGGCGGAACTGCGCCAGAGCGGCAAAGTCGTGTACCCGGAAGACATGGGGATTCGTCGTACCGATGCCACCCGCTCTCTGCTGGCCGCGGGCAGCGTGGCTGACCTCGTTGAGTGGTCCGGCGGTCTCTACAACCCACCTGCGAAATTCCGGAGCTGGTAA
- a CDS encoding triphosphoribosyl-dephospho-CoA synthase — protein MTLLPQIQVEGGAEWLARTATQCLIDEARLSPKPGLVDSRGNGAHHDLSLALMERSAHSLTSTFQALAQQSWQRPADIALRQTVGRLGREGERQMMIATDGVNTHRGAIWALGLLVSAVAMLGGDARAQTVANTAAQLAKLPDDAAPKVFSKGLRATHRYRVPGAREEAQQAFPHIMQRALPQLRLSRLNGSSETNARLDALMAIMTSLTDTCVLSRAGMEGLDAMQNGARAVLNAGGCATLAGQQALARLDRQMLTLNASPGGAADLLAATLFLDRVETPYSKH, from the coding sequence ATGACACTTCTGCCCCAGATTCAGGTTGAAGGCGGTGCCGAATGGCTGGCGCGAACCGCCACGCAGTGTCTGATCGACGAAGCACGCTTAAGCCCGAAACCCGGTCTGGTGGACAGTCGGGGGAACGGTGCGCACCACGATTTATCGCTTGCGCTGATGGAGCGCTCCGCGCACAGCCTGACCTCCACGTTTCAGGCGCTGGCGCAGCAGAGCTGGCAGCGTCCGGCGGATATTGCCCTCAGGCAAACCGTTGGCCGCCTTGGCCGCGAAGGCGAACGCCAGATGATGATCGCCACCGACGGCGTGAATACGCACCGTGGCGCAATCTGGGCGCTGGGGCTGCTGGTGAGCGCGGTGGCGATGCTGGGCGGCGACGCCCGCGCGCAAACCGTCGCTAACACCGCTGCACAGCTGGCGAAACTCCCGGACGACGCGGCACCGAAGGTGTTCAGTAAGGGGTTACGCGCCACGCACCGCTACCGCGTGCCGGGCGCGCGGGAAGAGGCTCAGCAGGCGTTTCCGCACATCATGCAGCGCGCGCTGCCGCAGCTTCGCCTGAGCCGTCTCAACGGCAGCAGCGAAACGAACGCCAGACTCGACGCGCTGATGGCAATCATGACCTCACTCACCGATACCTGCGTGCTGTCGCGCGCCGGAATGGAGGGGCTGGACGCTATGCAGAACGGCGCCCGGGCGGTACTGAACGCCGGAGGATGCGCAACGCTCGCGGGGCAGCAGGCACTGGCGCGGTTAGATCGCCAGATGCTTACGCTCAATGCCTCACCGGGCGGTGCCGCCGACCTGCTTGCCGCCACGCTGTTTCTTGACCGTGTCGAAACGCCCTATTCAAAGCATTAA
- the mdcC gene encoding malonate decarboxylase acyl carrier protein: protein MEKITLTMPASRTLSGRALAGVVGSGDMEVLFTAEPGQTLTIDITTSVDNSRGRWEALFNRLETVSSLPAGKLTIHDFGATPGVARIRIEQVFEGVSHA from the coding sequence ATGGAAAAAATCACATTGACCATGCCAGCCAGCCGCACGTTAAGCGGCCGGGCGCTGGCAGGGGTAGTTGGATCCGGGGATATGGAGGTGCTGTTCACCGCCGAACCGGGCCAGACCTTAACCATTGATATCACCACCTCCGTCGACAACAGCCGTGGGCGCTGGGAGGCGTTATTCAACCGTCTGGAGACTGTCAGCAGCCTGCCCGCAGGCAAACTGACCATCCACGACTTTGGCGCGACGCCGGGCGTGGCACGCATTCGTATCGAACAGGTTTTTGAAGGGGTGAGCCATGCGTGA
- a CDS encoding biotin-independent malonate decarboxylase subunit beta: MRDDSSFIELKARQRAQALLDEGSYRELLDPFAGIISPWLGPQGIVPQADDGMVVAKGTINGQPAVVVAIEGAFQGGSMGEVSGAKMAAALELAAEDNRNGIPTQAVLCLETGGVRLQEANLGLAAIADIHAAIVDLRRYTPVIGIVAGTVGCFGGMSIAAALCSYLIVTREARLGLNGPQVIEQEAGIEEYDSRDRPFIWSMTGGEVRYQSGLVDALVGDGVNAVKAAMNEAIAKGVPAKHRTDNYDDYLNRLMNFDTRKQADAEQINALFAREVK, encoded by the coding sequence ATGCGTGATGACAGCAGCTTTATCGAATTAAAAGCGCGCCAGCGTGCGCAGGCGCTGCTCGACGAGGGCAGCTACCGCGAACTGCTGGATCCGTTTGCAGGCATTATCTCTCCGTGGCTTGGGCCACAGGGCATTGTGCCGCAGGCCGATGATGGCATGGTGGTCGCGAAAGGGACTATCAACGGCCAGCCTGCGGTCGTCGTGGCGATTGAAGGCGCGTTCCAGGGGGGCAGCATGGGCGAGGTCTCCGGCGCGAAAATGGCAGCAGCGCTGGAGCTGGCGGCGGAAGATAACCGCAACGGCATTCCGACTCAGGCCGTGCTGTGCCTCGAAACCGGCGGCGTACGCTTGCAGGAAGCCAACCTCGGCCTGGCGGCGATTGCCGATATCCATGCAGCGATTGTTGACCTGCGTCGCTACACGCCCGTTATCGGGATTGTGGCCGGGACCGTGGGCTGCTTCGGCGGGATGTCTATCGCCGCGGCGCTTTGCAGCTACCTGATTGTGACCCGCGAAGCGCGTCTGGGGTTAAACGGCCCGCAGGTAATTGAGCAGGAAGCGGGCATTGAAGAGTACGACTCCCGCGACCGTCCGTTTATCTGGAGCATGACCGGCGGTGAGGTGCGCTATCAGAGCGGGCTGGTGGACGCGCTGGTCGGCGACGGCGTGAATGCGGTGAAAGCCGCGATGAACGAGGCCATCGCCAAAGGCGTACCGGCAAAACATCGTACCGATAACTACGACGATTACCTGAACCGCCTGATGAATTTCGACACCCGCAAGCAGGCCGATGCCGAACAGATTAACGCGCTTTTTGCCCGGGAGGTGAAATGA
- the mdcE gene encoding biotin-independent malonate decarboxylase subunit gamma: protein MSNAMSRGERWLETLAPNAKRIEGLCPSVQAADGELNGEAVRFIAVVPDANNHFPRAAQGEVGLLEGWTLAKVVSETVAADADKAVKRPIVAVIDVPSQAYGRREEAFGIHQALAGAAAAYANARLAGHPVIGLIVGKAMSGAFLAHGYQANRLIAFNDKGVLIHAMGKASAARITLRSVEALEKLAATIPPMAYDISNYATLGLLSSLLDISNPDAPSDNDLTLVKTTLQQAISDARQDPTLKSRLGADNRRSSALVRERMRASW, encoded by the coding sequence ATGAGTAACGCAATGAGCCGTGGCGAACGCTGGCTGGAAACCCTCGCCCCGAACGCCAAACGTATTGAGGGGCTGTGCCCGTCCGTGCAGGCGGCAGACGGCGAGCTGAACGGTGAAGCGGTGCGTTTTATCGCCGTGGTGCCGGATGCAAATAACCACTTCCCGCGTGCGGCGCAGGGCGAAGTCGGTCTGCTGGAAGGCTGGACGCTGGCGAAAGTGGTCAGCGAAACCGTCGCGGCGGATGCCGATAAAGCCGTCAAACGCCCGATTGTGGCGGTGATTGACGTCCCAAGCCAGGCCTATGGCCGTCGTGAAGAGGCGTTTGGTATTCACCAGGCGCTGGCGGGAGCCGCTGCCGCGTATGCGAACGCGCGCCTGGCCGGTCATCCGGTGATTGGGCTTATCGTCGGCAAGGCGATGTCCGGTGCGTTTCTGGCGCACGGCTACCAGGCCAATCGCCTGATTGCCTTTAACGACAAAGGCGTGCTCATCCACGCCATGGGGAAAGCGTCTGCCGCGCGGATCACCCTGCGCAGCGTGGAGGCGCTGGAAAAACTGGCTGCCACTATTCCACCTATGGCGTATGACATCAGCAACTACGCCACGCTGGGGCTGCTCTCCAGCCTGCTGGATATCAGCAACCCGGATGCCCCATCCGATAACGACCTGACGCTGGTGAAAACCACCCTGCAACAGGCCATCAGTGACGCTCGTCAGGATCCGACGCTGAAAAGCCGTCTGGGTGCTGACAATCGCCGCAGCTCGGCGCTCGTACGCGAACGTATGCGCGCCAGCTGGTAA
- a CDS encoding AEC family transporter produces the protein MTYVIVHALAPIFVIMLLGFWAGKAKMVDNKNVSLLNIFVMDFALPAALFSATVQTPWTGIVAQSPLILVLTLAMWITYAAIYFLATKVFKKSPQDAAVLTLTVALPNYAALGLPILGSVLGEGSSTSLSVAVSIACGSVLMTPFCLLILEREKARSEGNTSGSTLSMLPVLMWRSIKKPIVMGPLLGVILSAIGIKMPDLVLAAIKPLGLSATAAALFLTGVILSARKLQINTMVITSTIAKLLIQPAIAWGIVLIFGLHGSVAITAILMIALSAGFFGVVFGNRFGVQSPDAEAVLLLSSVLCILSLPLFISLTSGM, from the coding sequence ATGACTTACGTAATTGTTCATGCTCTCGCACCGATTTTCGTCATCATGCTGCTGGGATTCTGGGCCGGTAAGGCAAAGATGGTCGATAACAAAAATGTTTCCCTGCTCAATATCTTCGTTATGGATTTTGCCCTGCCTGCCGCGCTGTTCAGCGCGACCGTGCAAACCCCGTGGACCGGTATCGTGGCGCAGTCGCCGCTGATCCTGGTGCTGACCCTGGCGATGTGGATCACCTACGCAGCTATCTATTTCCTTGCCACGAAGGTCTTTAAAAAATCCCCTCAGGATGCGGCCGTGCTGACGCTCACCGTCGCGCTGCCAAACTATGCGGCGCTTGGTCTGCCGATTCTGGGCAGCGTGCTGGGTGAAGGATCTTCCACGTCTCTCTCCGTGGCGGTCTCTATTGCCTGCGGTTCCGTGCTGATGACGCCGTTCTGTCTGCTGATCCTGGAGCGGGAAAAAGCGCGTTCCGAAGGCAATACCTCCGGCTCAACCCTCTCTATGCTGCCGGTGCTGATGTGGCGATCCATTAAAAAACCGATCGTGATGGGTCCACTGCTCGGTGTGATTTTATCCGCTATCGGCATCAAAATGCCGGATCTGGTCCTCGCTGCGATTAAACCGCTGGGACTGTCCGCCACCGCCGCCGCGCTGTTCCTGACCGGGGTGATCCTCTCTGCCCGTAAGCTGCAGATCAACACCATGGTGATCACCTCGACCATCGCCAAACTGCTTATCCAGCCAGCCATTGCCTGGGGTATCGTTTTAATCTTCGGTCTGCACGGCTCCGTGGCGATCACCGCTATCCTGATGATTGCGCTGTCCGCGGGTTTCTTCGGGGTAGTGTTTGGTAACCGCTTTGGCGTGCAGTCACCGGATGCAGAAGCGGTACTGCTGTTAAGCTCAGTCCTGTGTATCCTGTCGCTGCCGCTGTTTATCTCATTGACGTCAGGAATGTAA
- a CDS encoding malonate decarboxylase holo-ACP synthase produces MTTTLRPHDLIWLTARDALEGITETWVDAAWHTGLPVVVRRDVDNDGRIPVGVRGLRRDHRAAGWVKTENVRRVVSPEELCVTADLLRSPFVTQPPVQVALQLAQQSWPWTWGITGSTGFALATGIPVIHADSDLDLLIRAPQPISPDAFTAWQLQLSGALCRADTQVDTPEGGFALAEWLRDGKTLQKTRRGPRLVADPWRREE; encoded by the coding sequence ATGACCACAACATTACGCCCGCACGACCTCATCTGGCTTACCGCGCGCGACGCGCTGGAAGGGATCACTGAAACCTGGGTGGATGCCGCCTGGCATACCGGCCTGCCGGTGGTGGTGCGGCGTGATGTTGATAACGATGGCCGAATCCCCGTTGGCGTGCGCGGACTGCGCCGCGACCACCGGGCGGCCGGATGGGTGAAGACGGAAAACGTACGCCGCGTGGTGTCACCTGAAGAGCTGTGCGTCACCGCCGATTTGCTGCGTTCGCCGTTTGTCACTCAGCCACCTGTTCAGGTGGCGTTACAGCTTGCGCAGCAGTCGTGGCCGTGGACGTGGGGCATTACCGGCAGCACCGGCTTTGCGCTGGCGACCGGCATTCCGGTGATCCATGCCGACAGCGATCTTGATCTGCTGATCCGCGCCCCGCAGCCGATATCACCCGACGCGTTTACCGCCTGGCAGTTGCAGTTAAGTGGTGCGCTGTGCCGGGCTGATACCCAGGTGGATACGCCAGAGGGTGGATTCGCGCTGGCGGAGTGGCTGCGCGATGGCAAAACGCTGCAGAAAACCCGCCGTGGGCCACGCCTGGTGGCAGACCCATGGCGCAGGGAGGAGTGA
- the mdcH gene encoding malonate decarboxylase subunit epsilon, which translates to MKILFTFPGQGTQHEGMLQNLPGTELAQAREVLGAEVDTLDSAASLTHTRAVQLSLLIAGVAWAHELERRGVSPDIVSGLSIGAYPAAVVAGALEFTDALKLVALRGDLMEQAYPHGYGLTAIMGLTLPQVEQLIEGTGTYIANLNAETQIVIAGSDGGMAQVAKRALEKGASKAQRLAVSVPSHCELLAEPAQKLVSAFEAVTLSRPRCAYLSGSTGRVLWQPERIADDLAMNMARTVRWQEAMISANEREARLAIEMPPGGVLTCLTRQAAWEGETLSLERSGADVAVHLAGRLRA; encoded by the coding sequence ATGAAAATACTGTTTACCTTTCCGGGGCAGGGTACGCAGCATGAAGGTATGCTGCAAAACCTGCCGGGAACGGAACTGGCTCAGGCGCGTGAGGTGCTGGGTGCCGAAGTTGATACGCTGGACAGTGCCGCCTCGTTAACCCATACCCGTGCGGTTCAGCTTTCCCTGCTCATTGCTGGCGTCGCATGGGCGCACGAGCTGGAGCGACGTGGCGTGTCGCCTGACATCGTCAGCGGTTTATCGATTGGCGCTTATCCCGCGGCGGTCGTGGCAGGGGCGCTGGAATTTACGGACGCCCTTAAGCTGGTGGCGCTGCGTGGCGATCTGATGGAGCAGGCGTATCCGCACGGCTACGGCCTGACGGCGATTATGGGGCTGACCCTGCCGCAGGTGGAGCAACTTATCGAAGGCACCGGAACGTATATTGCTAACCTGAACGCCGAAACGCAGATCGTCATTGCCGGATCCGATGGAGGGATGGCGCAGGTGGCAAAACGCGCCCTGGAAAAGGGGGCGAGCAAAGCGCAAAGGCTGGCAGTCAGCGTGCCATCCCATTGTGAACTGCTGGCGGAGCCGGCACAAAAGCTGGTCTCGGCGTTTGAAGCGGTCACCCTTTCCCGACCGCGCTGTGCGTACCTGAGCGGCAGCACCGGGCGCGTGCTCTGGCAACCGGAGAGAATCGCGGACGATCTGGCGATGAACATGGCGCGCACCGTGCGCTGGCAGGAGGCGATGATTTCCGCGAACGAACGTGAAGCCCGGCTGGCGATCGAGATGCCGCCCGGCGGCGTACTGACCTGTCTGACGCGACAGGCCGCGTGGGAAGGGGAGACCCTTTCACTGGAGCGCAGCGGGGCGGATGTGGCGGTGCATCTGGCAGGAAGGCTTCGTGCGTGA
- a CDS encoding LysR substrate-binding domain-containing protein, translated as MGFDITSEITFRKLSIFMTFMEKGNIARTAETLGLSGVSVHRALHTLEENVRCPLFTHKGRNLIALPSAWTLLEYCQEVMQVMERGLEESRKIAGIGQGRLRVGTLYSLTLETVPRLIMGMKLRRPDLEMDLTMGSNDTLLHMLDDGTLDAILISISESDIDRNSLEVLPLFHDDIFLAAPASATLNTSGLADLRDYKDQKFVSLAEGFATYAGFQEAFHIAGFEPEIVTRVNDIFSMLSLVQAGVGFTLMPGRMKKVYENSVQLLKLAQPYQMQQLIAIVFARNREQDPSLRALAAEGRMYARSLQDGV; from the coding sequence ATGGGGTTCGATATCACGAGTGAAATTACATTCCGTAAGCTCAGCATCTTCATGACGTTTATGGAGAAGGGCAATATCGCCCGTACCGCCGAAACGCTGGGTCTGAGCGGCGTCAGCGTGCATCGTGCGCTGCATACTCTGGAAGAGAACGTCCGCTGTCCGCTCTTTACCCATAAGGGACGTAACCTGATTGCCCTTCCGTCCGCCTGGACGCTGCTGGAGTATTGTCAGGAAGTTATGCAGGTGATGGAGCGCGGGCTGGAAGAGTCCCGTAAAATCGCCGGTATTGGTCAGGGGCGGTTGCGCGTCGGCACGCTCTACTCGCTGACGCTGGAAACCGTGCCGCGCCTGATCATGGGCATGAAGCTGCGTCGCCCGGATCTGGAGATGGACCTGACCATGGGCTCCAACGATACGTTGCTGCATATGCTTGACGACGGTACGCTGGACGCGATCCTCATCTCGATTTCCGAAAGCGACATCGACCGCAACAGCCTTGAAGTCCTGCCCCTGTTTCATGATGACATTTTCCTGGCCGCACCTGCCTCTGCCACGCTGAATACCAGCGGGCTGGCTGATTTACGCGATTATAAAGATCAGAAATTTGTCTCGCTGGCAGAAGGGTTTGCCACCTATGCGGGGTTCCAGGAAGCATTTCATATCGCCGGATTTGAACCGGAAATTGTCACCCGCGTGAATGACATTTTCTCAATGCTCAGCCTGGTTCAGGCGGGCGTCGGCTTTACGCTGATGCCGGGCAGGATGAAGAAGGTGTATGAGAACTCGGTGCAGCTGTTAAAGCTGGCGCAGCCGTACCAGATGCAGCAGTTAATCGCGATTGTCTTTGCCCGCAACCGCGAACAGGACCCGAGTCTGCGGGCGCTGGCCGCCGAAGGGCGAATGTATGCCCGCAGCCTGCAGGACGGAGTCTGA